GCTTTTGACCTGATGTCACAGCTTGTCACCTCGTCCTTGTCATTTCAGGTGCATGTGACCGTGCTCAAGAAGGGCTTTGTTCCCGAGCTGAACCGCTGCTCCAGCTGCTGTAAACTCTACCACTGCCCCTTCTGTCGCGTGTCCCGCTACAAGCCCAGGAAGCTCTACCATGTCAAGAAGCACGTGGAGCTCCATCTCAAAGCTGCGGTGCACTATCAAGGTTGGCACattacaccttttattttttcagacttttgcTGATGCCCTCTCTGCCCATTTGGCCACTACTGGGGCCTGAACCCTCATGGCCTTGCGTCACCCTAATTCTGTTTGGATTGGAAAGCCAAGCCAAGGTGGGCACCAGGCTGGAAGGCTTAGCCTTAGAAATGCCAGACGTCCAGGCCCTCTTACAACTGGGGTGGCACCTGTATAGCCCTCCAGATTGTGTACCTTAAGGCCCATATGTGGAATACACGGGTAACGGGGCGGTGACTGTAATGGCCCTGACGGCAGTGTGCCCGATGGCAGAGTCAGGATTGTCCTTCATGGCACCTAAATGTGTTTTGTCTCCTTTTGTTTCAGATTTCGTCATCTGCAAGTGCAACTTAGACTGCCGGGCAAGCGGGCACTTTCACTGCATTCAGTGTGCCAAGACCCTGCTGCGGAAGCACACCCTGACGAACCACCTGAAACTTTGTTGGGAGAAGTGGCTTGTGGTGGAGCCCTTGTCTCCGAGTCACGAGGGCACTCTGCCCACCGGTGGCACACCGGCATCCCCCTTGCCAGCTTCCCCCAAGCCCACGCTGCCCGCGAGGAGCCGACATTCCGCTCTGTCGAGTAAGGAGAGTGTCCAGTGCCCACACTGCTTGGTGGCTTTATACAGAAGAAACCTGCGGCTGCACATTCAGCGCAAACATCTGGACAGGCGGGTGAAGGACATCACCCAGAGTTGCCACCTCCCCAGCGAGTGCCTTGATGGGCACAATGGCATCTTTGCAGTTGGCAAGTCTTTTCATGGCCCGTGTTCTCCTCTTCATGTCAAAAGAAAGACCTGGGGCAGCGGACACCAGGTGGTGTGCGAGTCTGAGGAGTGCAGGAAGACGACATCTTCTGCCCTGACCATGGGTATGATGGCCTATCAGTGTGACCACGTGCGCTCCGTCGATTACTGCACAAGGACGGCGCCCCACGAGACGTTAGCCGTAGACACGCTGAATGAAATACTGGCCCTGGGGTGGATCGAGGAAGGTGGCAAGGGCAAATGCCTCGAGTACCAGGAGGTGGCGCGTAGTGCCAATGCTCCACT
This genomic stretch from Polypterus senegalus isolate Bchr_013 unplaced genomic scaffold, ASM1683550v1 scaffold_3790, whole genome shotgun sequence harbors:
- the LOC120520234 gene encoding uncharacterized protein LOC120520234 isoform X1 — its product is MADTQSVHVTVLKKGFVPELNRCSSCCKLYHCPFCRVSRYKPRKLYHVKKHVELHLKAAVHYQDFVICKCNLDCRASGHFHCIQCAKTLLRKHTLTNHLKLCWEKWLVVEPLSPSHEGTLPTGGTPASPLPASPKPTLPARSRHSALSSKESVQCPHCLVALYRRNLRLHIQRKHLDRRVKDITQSCHLPSECLDGHNGIFAVGKSFHGPCSPLHVKRKTWGSGHQVVCESEECRKTTSSALTMGMMAYQCDHVRSVDYCTRTAPHETLAVDTLNEILALGWIEEGGKGKCLEYQEVARSANAPLAVYVSIARPSHRKCISVYEPCMAQFSRLGRVFVIYDMGSALWQCPCSKPAMACPHKDIAKWHLLQTQRELFESGQDGEGRGSIYRLITEEHDYV
- the LOC120520234 gene encoding uncharacterized protein LOC120520234 isoform X2 — encoded protein: MELLRRPDVPLQPYKLSSTLSATLIGAVRVPGLDFPGAGARFYRPQEGKRRSVRSRNGGHAVDFVICKCNLDCRASGHFHCIQCAKTLLRKHTLTNHLKLCWEKWLVVEPLSPSHEGTLPTGGTPASPLPASPKPTLPARSRHSALSSKESVQCPHCLVALYRRNLRLHIQRKHLDRRVKDITQSCHLPSECLDGHNGIFAVGKSFHGPCSPLHVKRKTWGSGHQVVCESEECRKTTSSALTMGMMAYQCDHVRSVDYCTRTAPHETLAVDTLNEILALGWIEEGGKGKCLEYQEVARSANAPLAVYVSIARPSHRKCISVYEPCMAQFSRLGRVFVIYDMGSALWQCPCSKPAMACPHKDIAKWHLLQTQRELFESGQDGEGRGSIYRLITEEHDYV